In Bosea vestrisii, the following are encoded in one genomic region:
- a CDS encoding type II toxin-antitoxin system VapB family antitoxin, with product MRTTVTLDDELIEKAQFYTGITERSVLLREALTALIQREAARRAIKLGGSDPDATAAPRRRQPAA from the coding sequence ATGCGGACGACCGTAACGCTCGATGATGAGCTTATCGAGAAGGCCCAGTTCTATACAGGCATCACCGAACGCTCGGTGCTGCTGCGGGAAGCGCTGACCGCGTTGATCCAGCGAGAAGCCGCGCGAAGGGCGATCAAGCTGGGTGGCTCCGACCCCGATGCGACTGCGGCACCGCGCAGGCGTCAGCCTGCGGCGTGA
- a CDS encoding histidine kinase, translated as MADFHPILARAIAGLTDKSPEARRSVYDRARTALLGQLRSLDPPLSEADITRERLSLDEAVSRIEAEIALAEAIEPSLPPLATDEPVPAPASPIARPQPEAKPRQALPQETPRFDERAAPQEDAQPIRPRVAPPRKRSVDPGHVRTAIVGGGVALAVAVIAGAAYYVNKIAPQDQPVRQRVEAQAPAAQPDQAGKISERAGGEPTPTPNPQTGQRPNQQAGAQPGSDIAVAQRAILYIEVPDAQPRIVQGRVLWRLDSDITGPGQPVETIVRSTVEVADAGLSLDFTIRRNTDPAFPASHIIGMRFTTTGEAANDAIREVGVPQFKLEEGERGAPLSAISSALGENLFVAALSNVPVEAERNLDLLRNRTWIDLPVRFASGRRGIITFEKGGAGNRTIAEALSRWQG; from the coding sequence ATGGCCGATTTCCACCCCATTCTGGCGCGTGCGATCGCCGGACTGACCGACAAGTCGCCGGAAGCGCGCCGCTCCGTCTATGACCGGGCGCGCACGGCGTTGCTCGGGCAATTGCGCAGCCTCGACCCGCCGCTATCGGAAGCCGACATCACCCGCGAGCGGCTCTCGCTCGACGAGGCCGTGTCGCGCATCGAGGCCGAGATCGCGCTCGCCGAAGCGATCGAGCCGAGTCTGCCGCCCCTGGCCACCGACGAGCCGGTGCCCGCGCCTGCGTCTCCCATTGCCCGCCCGCAACCCGAGGCGAAGCCACGCCAGGCTCTCCCGCAGGAGACGCCGCGCTTCGACGAGCGGGCAGCACCCCAGGAAGATGCGCAACCGATCCGTCCGCGCGTCGCGCCGCCGCGAAAGCGCAGCGTCGATCCCGGCCATGTCCGCACTGCCATCGTCGGCGGCGGCGTCGCGCTCGCCGTCGCGGTGATCGCCGGCGCGGCTTATTACGTCAACAAGATCGCGCCGCAGGATCAGCCGGTCCGGCAGCGCGTCGAGGCTCAGGCACCAGCCGCACAGCCGGACCAGGCTGGCAAGATCAGCGAGCGCGCCGGAGGCGAACCGACACCGACGCCGAACCCGCAGACCGGCCAGCGCCCGAACCAGCAGGCCGGCGCCCAGCCTGGTAGCGACATCGCCGTGGCTCAGCGCGCCATCCTCTATATCGAAGTGCCGGATGCACAGCCGCGCATTGTCCAGGGGCGCGTCCTCTGGCGGCTCGACAGCGACATCACCGGCCCCGGCCAGCCGGTCGAAACCATCGTCCGCAGCACCGTCGAGGTCGCCGATGCCGGGCTCTCGCTCGACTTCACCATCCGGCGCAACACCGATCCGGCTTTCCCGGCCTCGCATATCATCGGCATGCGCTTCACCACCACCGGCGAAGCCGCGAATGACGCGATCCGCGAGGTCGGCGTGCCGCAGTTCAAGCTCGAAGAGGGCGAGCGCGGCGCTCCGCTCTCGGCAATCTCCTCGGCGCTGGGCGAAAACCTCTTCGTCGCGGCCCTGTCGAACGTCCCGGTCGAGGCCGAGCGCAATCTCGACCTGCTGCGCAATCGCACCTGGATCGACCTGCCGGTGCGCTTCGCCTCCGGCCGGCGCGGCATCATCACCTTCGAGAAGGGTGGCGCCGGCAACCGGACCATCGCCGAGGCGCTGAGTCGCTGGCAGGGCTGA
- a CDS encoding peptide chain release factor 3 produces the protein MTDPSTLDIPAGAAAPHARRRTFAIISHPDAGKTTLTEKLLYFGGAIQLAGEVRAKAGRRQTSSDWMKIERQRGISVVTSVMTFEYDGRVFNLLDTPGHEDFSEDTYRTLTAVDSAVMVIDAAKGIEARTKKLFEVCRLRDIPIVTFINKVDRETRDPFDLLNEIETTLALDVAPMTWPVGRGREFVGTLDLASNTLRRNQKGDESDAGQTVDGEDDKLFDELLPNGAVDTFREEVFLAREGCKPFDLEAFREGHLTPVYFGAALRDYGVRDLIDALGRLAPSPRAQSADKRTIEAGEPKMTGFVFKIQANMDPNHRDRIAFMRVCSGKLSRGMKARLVRTGKPLPLNAPQFFFARDRSIAEEAYAGDIVGLPNHGTLRIGDTLTEGEDIVFRGVPSFAPEILRRVKLKDAMKAKKLREALQQMAEEGVVQLFLPHDGAPAIVGVVGALQLDVLKERMEAEYSLPVDFEPCQFAIARWISSDDKAALQKFVGAKPSSMADDLDGDPVFMASSQFTLKYDAERAPEISFSDVKDYQKVAGG, from the coding sequence ATGACCGATCCTTCGACCCTCGACATCCCGGCTGGGGCCGCGGCGCCCCATGCGCGCCGGCGCACCTTCGCCATCATCTCGCACCCCGACGCGGGCAAGACCACGCTGACCGAGAAGCTGCTCTATTTCGGCGGCGCCATCCAGCTCGCCGGCGAGGTGCGCGCCAAGGCCGGCCGGCGCCAGACCTCCTCCGACTGGATGAAGATCGAGCGCCAGCGCGGCATCTCGGTCGTCACCTCGGTGATGACCTTCGAATATGACGGGCGCGTCTTCAACCTGCTCGACACGCCGGGCCACGAGGATTTCTCGGAAGATACCTATCGGACCCTGACTGCCGTCGACTCGGCGGTGATGGTGATCGACGCCGCCAAGGGCATCGAGGCGCGCACCAAGAAGCTGTTCGAGGTCTGCCGTCTCAGAGACATCCCGATCGTCACCTTCATCAACAAGGTCGACCGCGAGACGCGCGATCCCTTCGACCTGCTCAACGAGATCGAGACGACGCTGGCGCTCGACGTCGCGCCGATGACCTGGCCGGTTGGGCGCGGGCGCGAGTTCGTCGGCACGCTCGACCTCGCCTCCAACACGCTGCGGCGCAACCAGAAGGGCGACGAGAGCGATGCCGGCCAGACGGTCGATGGAGAGGACGACAAGCTCTTCGACGAGCTCCTGCCCAATGGCGCCGTCGACACCTTCCGCGAGGAGGTCTTCCTGGCGCGCGAGGGCTGCAAGCCCTTCGATCTCGAGGCCTTCCGCGAGGGGCATCTGACGCCGGTCTATTTCGGCGCGGCGCTGCGCGACTACGGCGTGCGCGACCTGATCGATGCGCTGGGGCGGCTCGCGCCGAGCCCGCGCGCGCAATCGGCCGATAAGCGGACGATCGAGGCGGGCGAGCCGAAGATGACCGGCTTCGTCTTCAAGATCCAGGCGAACATGGATCCGAACCATCGCGACCGCATCGCTTTCATGCGCGTCTGCTCGGGCAAGCTCTCGCGCGGAATGAAGGCCAGGCTGGTGCGCACCGGCAAGCCGCTGCCGCTGAACGCGCCGCAATTCTTCTTTGCCCGCGACCGCTCGATTGCCGAGGAGGCCTATGCCGGCGACATCGTCGGCCTGCCGAACCATGGCACCCTGCGCATCGGCGACACGCTGACCGAGGGCGAGGACATTGTCTTCCGCGGCGTGCCGAGCTTCGCGCCGGAAATCCTGCGCCGCGTCAAGCTCAAGGACGCGATGAAGGCCAAGAAGCTGCGCGAAGCCTTGCAGCAGATGGCGGAGGAGGGCGTGGTCCAGCTCTTCCTGCCGCATGATGGCGCCCCGGCGATCGTCGGCGTCGTCGGCGCGCTGCAGCTCGACGTGCTCAAGGAGCGCATGGAGGCGGAGTACTCGCTTCCCGTGGATTTCGAGCCCTGCCAGTTCGCCATCGCGCGCTGGATCTCGAGCGACGACAAGGCGGCGCTGCAGAAGTTCGTCGGCGCCAAGCCCTCGTCCATGGCGGACGATCTCGACGGCGACCCGGTATTCATGGCCTCGTCGCAGTTCACCCTGAAATACGATGCCGAGCGTGCGCCGGAGATCAGTTTCTCCGATGTGAAGGACTATCAGAAGGTGGCGGGGGGCTGA
- a CDS encoding type II toxin-antitoxin system VapC family toxin, with protein MILLDASVWIDHLRRGEPRLIGMLSEGDILIHPFVTAEVALGSIARRSTVIAVLDALPQAPVATHGEVMRLIAHEHLHGLGIGYVDAHLLASARLADAGLWSRDRRLLAAAERLGVAAEAT; from the coding sequence GTGATCCTGCTCGATGCCTCGGTCTGGATCGACCATCTGCGGCGCGGCGAGCCCCGCCTTATCGGGATGTTGTCGGAGGGGGATATCCTGATCCATCCCTTCGTGACCGCCGAGGTGGCGCTCGGTTCGATCGCACGGCGTAGTACCGTGATAGCTGTACTTGATGCACTTCCCCAGGCGCCGGTCGCGACACATGGCGAAGTCATGCGCCTGATAGCGCACGAGCATCTGCATGGGCTCGGCATTGGTTATGTCGATGCCCATCTCCTGGCGTCAGCACGCCTTGCCGACGCTGGCCTCTGGAGCAGAGATCGCCGATTGCTCGCTGCAGCGGAGCGGCTGGGCGTCGCAGCCGAGGCAACCTGA
- a CDS encoding adenylosuccinate synthase, translating into MANVVVVGAQWGDEGKGKIVDWLSSQADVVVRFQGGHNAGHTLVIDGTVYKLSLLPSGIVRPGKLSVIGNGVVVDPWHLVEEIARLRTQGVAISPENLRVADNATLILPLHRELDHFRETSNSALKIGTTKRGIGPAYEDKAGRRAIRVIDLKDEAVLKAKIERLLAHHNALRRGLGIAEVDGGELLKQLVAIAPEVLPYADTVWALLDAQRRAGKRILFEGAQGALLDVDHGTYPFVTSSNIVAGQAATGSGLGPSAVGYVLGIAKAYTTRVGEGPFPTELFDEIGELIGQKGKEFGVVTGRKRRCGWFDACLVRQTVKTSGIDGIALTKLDILDGFKEIKVCTGYRLDGEIIEHLPAGQSDQARVEPIYEVIEGWEGSTAGARSWAELPAQAIKYVRRIEELIGASVSVLSTSPERDDTILVQNPFEG; encoded by the coding sequence ATGGCGAACGTGGTCGTGGTCGGCGCCCAGTGGGGCGACGAGGGCAAGGGCAAGATCGTCGACTGGCTGTCGAGCCAGGCCGATGTGGTGGTGCGCTTCCAGGGCGGCCATAATGCCGGCCATACCCTCGTCATCGACGGCACCGTCTACAAGCTCTCGCTGCTGCCTTCCGGCATCGTGCGCCCGGGCAAGCTCTCGGTGATCGGCAACGGCGTCGTCGTCGATCCCTGGCACCTGGTCGAGGAGATCGCCCGGCTGCGCACGCAGGGCGTCGCCATTTCTCCCGAGAACCTCCGCGTCGCCGACAATGCAACGCTGATCCTGCCGCTGCACCGCGAGCTCGATCATTTTCGCGAGACCTCGAATTCGGCGCTGAAGATCGGCACCACCAAGCGTGGCATCGGTCCGGCCTATGAGGACAAGGCGGGCCGCCGCGCCATCCGCGTCATCGACCTCAAGGACGAGGCAGTCCTCAAGGCCAAGATCGAGCGCCTGCTCGCTCACCACAACGCGCTGCGCCGCGGGCTCGGCATCGCCGAAGTCGACGGCGGCGAACTGCTGAAGCAGCTCGTCGCGATCGCCCCCGAGGTCCTGCCCTATGCCGATACGGTCTGGGCCCTGCTCGATGCCCAGCGCCGCGCCGGCAAGCGCATCCTGTTCGAGGGCGCGCAAGGCGCCCTGCTCGATGTCGACCACGGCACCTATCCCTTCGTGACCTCCTCGAACATCGTCGCCGGTCAGGCCGCGACCGGCTCGGGCCTCGGTCCCTCCGCCGTCGGCTATGTGCTCGGCATCGCCAAGGCCTACACCACCCGCGTCGGCGAAGGCCCCTTCCCGACCGAGCTTTTCGACGAGATCGGCGAACTGATCGGCCAGAAGGGCAAGGAATTCGGCGTCGTCACCGGCCGCAAGCGCCGCTGCGGCTGGTTTGACGCCTGCCTTGTGCGCCAGACGGTCAAGACCTCCGGCATCGACGGCATCGCCCTGACCAAGCTCGACATCCTCGACGGCTTCAAGGAGATCAAGGTCTGCACCGGCTACAGGCTCGACGGCGAGATCATCGAGCATCTGCCCGCCGGCCAGAGCGACCAGGCCCGGGTCGAGCCGATCTACGAGGTGATCGAGGGTTGGGAAGGCTCGACCGCCGGGGCCCGCTCCTGGGCGGAGCTTCCGGCGCAGGCGATCAAATACGTTCGGCGCATCGAAGAGCTGATCGGCGCCTCCGTCTCGGTGCTCTCCACCAGCCCGGAGCGCGACGATACGATCCTGGTCCAGAACCCGTTCGAGGGTTGA
- a CDS encoding methyl-accepting chemotaxis protein, which yields MATLRTISSQILAAISLLVIAAAIAIGLGVHSLDRYATTTNEMQAVSHRSAIAERINGLVNAVVMESRGIYMSEDAPGAERFAPPLLQNLAEIELLMADWRPLVEDHERTTFETLDARVQEFIRFRREIVRLGRQGATRAARAAGNDDANRENRKALNETLKRIAGNYDGRSAALDARLEAMQRDSVNLQIGFGVLSILTGLGLAVLVVHRRVSRPLRKLATTMNSLAAAEPVKDVPLVRRHDEIGGMARSVEVFRDNALAREMLEVAAAQEDAGRAARQQRMAEIVAAFDARLADALETVETGAHTLEGAARIVSEIASARTVQIGGAQNASQDASDKVQHVAVAAEELSSSIAEIADRVMRASAMVSGAAQEAQDVSQRVDGLARASERIVSVIDLIRDIAEQTNLLALNATIEAARAGEAGRGFAVVATEVKTLASRTAEATSSIASQIGAFRGEAASAVDAIGAIAATITEVSQHTTAIAAATEQQKSTTSEIARSAQATADGAATAALALDSLAAASGEATGAASVTLRTAENLAREAEALRGAVATFFGQIKAA from the coding sequence ATGGCTACGCTGCGCACCATCTCGAGCCAGATCCTCGCCGCGATATCGCTTCTCGTCATAGCCGCTGCTATCGCGATCGGCCTCGGCGTCCACAGCCTCGACCGTTATGCGACGACGACGAACGAGATGCAGGCTGTCTCGCACCGCTCCGCCATCGCCGAGCGGATCAACGGGCTGGTGAACGCGGTCGTGATGGAGTCGCGTGGCATCTACATGAGCGAGGACGCCCCGGGCGCAGAACGCTTTGCGCCGCCGCTGCTGCAGAATCTCGCCGAGATCGAACTGCTGATGGCTGACTGGCGGCCGCTCGTCGAGGATCATGAGCGGACCACCTTCGAAACCCTCGACGCGCGCGTTCAGGAATTCATCCGCTTCCGGCGCGAGATCGTCCGGCTCGGACGTCAGGGCGCTACGCGGGCGGCGCGCGCAGCCGGCAATGACGATGCCAATCGCGAGAACCGAAAGGCGCTCAACGAGACCCTGAAACGCATCGCCGGCAATTATGACGGGCGCAGCGCGGCGCTCGACGCCCGGCTCGAAGCCATGCAGCGCGACAGCGTCAACCTGCAGATCGGTTTCGGCGTCCTCTCGATCCTGACCGGACTAGGTCTCGCCGTCCTGGTCGTTCATCGCCGCGTCTCCCGCCCGCTGCGCAAGCTCGCGACGACCATGAACAGTCTGGCCGCAGCAGAACCGGTCAAGGATGTTCCGTTGGTACGGCGCCATGACGAGATCGGCGGCATGGCACGCTCGGTTGAAGTCTTTCGGGACAACGCCCTGGCTCGCGAGATGCTTGAGGTCGCCGCCGCTCAGGAGGACGCCGGACGCGCCGCGCGCCAGCAGCGGATGGCCGAGATCGTCGCAGCCTTCGACGCCAGGCTCGCCGATGCTCTCGAAACCGTCGAGACCGGTGCCCACACGCTCGAGGGCGCGGCGCGGATCGTGAGCGAGATCGCCAGCGCCCGCACGGTGCAGATCGGTGGAGCGCAGAACGCCTCCCAGGACGCGTCCGACAAGGTCCAGCATGTCGCCGTCGCCGCCGAGGAACTGTCGAGTTCAATCGCAGAGATCGCCGACCGCGTGATGCGGGCGAGCGCCATGGTCAGCGGCGCCGCCCAAGAGGCACAAGACGTGAGTCAACGCGTCGACGGTCTCGCCCGGGCCTCGGAGCGCATCGTCAGCGTCATCGACCTGATCCGCGACATTGCCGAGCAGACCAATCTGCTCGCGCTGAATGCGACGATCGAGGCCGCCCGCGCCGGCGAGGCCGGGCGCGGCTTCGCCGTCGTCGCCACCGAGGTCAAGACATTGGCGAGCCGCACCGCGGAGGCGACGAGCAGCATCGCCAGCCAGATCGGGGCCTTTCGCGGCGAGGCCGCGAGCGCCGTCGATGCAATCGGCGCGATCGCCGCGACGATCACCGAGGTATCGCAGCACACCACGGCCATCGCCGCCGCGACCGAGCAGCAGAAGAGCACCACCTCGGAAATCGCCCGCAGCGCCCAGGCGACTGCCGACGGCGCTGCGACCGCGGCCCTGGCGCTCGACAGCCTCGCCGCGGCCTCCGGCGAGGCGACCGGCGCGGCGTCCGTCACGCTGCGCACCGCCGAGAACCTGGCGCGCGAGGCGGAAGCGCTACGCGGCGCCGTCGCGACCTTCTTCGGCCAGATCAAGGCCGCCTGA